The genome window CCCCGCCGTGCAGCGGTCCCCACAAAGCGGCGATGCCGGCGCTCACGGCGCTGTACAGGTTGCTCTGGCTGCTGCCCACGATGCGCACGGTGCTGGTGCTGCAGTTCTGCTCGTGGTCGGCGTGCAGGATCAGCAGGGTGTTCAGCGCGTTGGCCACCACTGGGTCCACCGTGTACTCCTCGGTGGGCATGGCGAACATCATGTGCAGGAAATTCTCCACGTAGCCCAATTTGTTGTTGGGGTACATGTACGGATGGCCCAGGTTGTTCTTGTAGCTGATCGCGGCCAAGGTGGGCATCTTGGCGATGAGGCGGTACACGGTGCGGAGCACTTCATGCTGCGGGCGGTGGGGGTCCTGGCTGCGCGGATAGAAGGTGCTCAGCGAGTTCACCATCGCCGAGAGGATGCCCATGGGGTGGGCATTGCTCGGGAAGAACTCGAAGAAGTGCTTCATGTCCTCATGCACCAGCGAGTGGTAGCGGATGTTGCCCTCGAACTCATCGAGCTGCTTCCTGTTCGGCAGCTCACCGAAGAGCAGCAGGTAGCTCACCTCGATGAAGCTCGCTTTCTCGGCCAGTTGCTCGATGGGGTAACCGCGGTAGCTCAGGATGCCCTCCTCGCCATCGAGGAAGGTGATGGCGCTGGTGGTGGCGCCGGTGTTCTTATACCCGAAGTCGAGGGTGATGTAGCCGGTCTCGTCGCGCAGTTTGCTGATGTCGATGGCCTTCTCGCCTTCGCTGCCGGTGAACACGGGGAACTCGAACGTCTTGCCGTTGAGGATGATCTGCGCCTTCTCGCTCATCGCCGCTAAGTGAAAGGGGTGGGTGTTTTTGGAATGGCCGCTAATGTAGCCTCCGAACAAGCACCCATGACTGCTGGTTCGCACGAAACGCAGAAGCCCCGCGTCAGCAGGGCTTCCAATGATGAGCGGCTCGGGCTATGGCGCGGTCCACTTCGCTTTGAAGGCTCCCAAGAATGCCTGGTACTCCTGGGTCTTGTAGTGGCCTTCGCCGAAGTAGTGCAGGATGGGCTCGATCTGCGGCGGGTCCATGAGCCCTTGCACCGGCGCCAACACGTTGAGGTCGCTGTCGAGGTAAACGATGGTGGGGTAAGCGATGCGCCCTTGCACGTTGGCAATAGCCATGGTGAGCTGATGGGTGCCGTTGCGCCCTTGCTTCATGGCCGGATTGTAGTCCGGGTTCTCGAACTTCTGCCCTTTGAAGGTCACCGGCTCGCCGCTTTCGGCATTGAACTTCACCGGATAGAAGTGCTTGTTCACGTATTCGGCCACGCGGGCATCGCTGAAGGTGCGGGCATCGAGCATTCGGCATGGACCGCACCAGCTGGTGTACACATCCACGAAAAGCGGCTTTGGGCTCTTCTTGGCGGCGGCTTGGGCCTGTTCCATGCTCATCCATTGGATGGTTCCGCCTCCGGCCGGTTTCGGGTCTTGGGCCAGGAGGCCGATGGCGAATAGGCCGGCGGCGGTGATTGCGAGGATTCGGGTGTGCATCGGGTTGTTCAGTTGTCAGCGCTGGTCAATGATCGTGCCGGGTCAGCCGCGGCCGTGCATCATGGTAACCAGCTTGCGGCTGATAAGGAACATGACCAGGCCCGCGGCCATGACGAAGCCGGCGATCAGGCCGAAGACCATGAAGGCACCGAGCTTCTCCACATAAGCCGCGATGTAACCGCCGATGATCTGCGCCACGAAAGGCGAAAGGAACCACACGCCCATGAGCATGCTGGCGAACTTCACCGGTGCCAGCTTCGTGATCATGCTCAGGCCGATGGGCGAAAGGCAAAGCTCACCCACGGT of Flavobacteriales bacterium contains these proteins:
- a CDS encoding citrate synthase, yielding MSEKAQIILNGKTFEFPVFTGSEGEKAIDISKLRDETGYITLDFGYKNTGATTSAITFLDGEEGILSYRGYPIEQLAEKASFIEVSYLLLFGELPNRKQLDEFEGNIRYHSLVHEDMKHFFEFFPSNAHPMGILSAMVNSLSTFYPRSQDPHRPQHEVLRTVYRLIAKMPTLAAISYKNNLGHPYMYPNNKLGYVENFLHMMFAMPTEEYTVDPVVANALNTLLILHADHEQNCSTSTVRIVGSSQSNLYSAVSAGIAALWGPLHGGANQEVIEMLETIRNDGGDIQKWVDKAKDKNDPFRLFGFGHRVYKNFDPRAKIIKKSCDDVLKKLGVNDPVLEIAKQLEEIALKDDYFISRKLYPNVDFYSGIIYRAIGIPTRMFTVMFALGRLPGWIAQWMEMVQNKEPIGRPRQIYTGATKRDYVLVKDRK
- a CDS encoding thioredoxin family protein — its product is MHTRILAITAAGLFAIGLLAQDPKPAGGGTIQWMSMEQAQAAAKKSPKPLFVDVYTSWCGPCRMLDARTFSDARVAEYVNKHFYPVKFNAESGEPVTFKGQKFENPDYNPAMKQGRNGTHQLTMAIANVQGRIAYPTIVYLDSDLNVLAPVQGLMDPPQIEPILHYFGEGHYKTQEYQAFLGAFKAKWTAP